The genomic segment GATGATTCCTTCCATGGACATTGTCGCTAGCTTTTCTAGAAACGTTACGCAGTTCGCATTCCAGGCAAATCTTTCGCAAAAAAATGCCATCGATATTTATTCATTAGATCCATCAAATGACTACAGTATTAACAGTTCACTGGTCAATCGAGTAGATTACGAGGGGAATGATTTAAAAGCGTCAGAAGTGTTTTTCATAGGATGGTGTACCAGCTCTGAGGAGAATTCTACCACCAAGACTAAAAGAACTCAAAGCGATGAAAACAGAGTTACTAAAGATGAAAACTTTCTTGTAAATGGGTTTCCAGATGGCAAAATTGTTGTCTTTTCGTCTACTGGTAAGCAGATTGTTAACATTATCCAAAATAAGAAACAGATCCTGCATATCGATACAGAAAGTGAGTTCATATGGATTTTAGATTCTGAGTCTACAgtaaaaaaattaccatATACTCAGACTAAACCCGTGAAGAGCTTCCAATTGATAGATGGTAgggatgaagaaattacatCATTTAGAGTTTTACCAAGACAAAAGAAGAACGTTTATTTGGCACTATCCACCAAAGATGCATTATTTATCATTGATCCTACAAATAGTAAACCTAGAACTGTTTTGAAGCTGGGACTAACTGACTGTAAATACTGCCAACTGTTTTATCAAAATGGCGAAAAATTGGTAGTGACCACTGATGATAGAGTATTGGTTTTCAATGTATCCGATGGTGAATTGATTCAAGAATGGAACTTACaagtaaaaaaattgaggATTTTTGGAGACGTAGTATTGGCACTCGATACACAAGGTACTATATCAGCTTTGAAAATTGGCAATGATCAAAACCTAAGTCAAATTGAGATACCGCAATCCCAAGTGATAGATTTTATCCCATTAAAGGATATTTTATTGATTGCATGGTTA from the Zygosaccharomyces rouxii strain CBS732 chromosome B complete sequence genome contains:
- the UTP9 gene encoding Utp9p (similar to uniprot|P38882 Saccharomyces cerevisiae YHR196W UTP9 Nucleolar protein component of the small subunit (SSU) processome containing the U3 snoRNA that is involved in processing of pre-18S rRNA), which produces MPIFFQCSSHRTEKENSVTYTYMPLSDYYQPLKRLWNLLPIDHSMPQMIPSMDIVASFSRNVTQFAFQANLSQKNAIDIYSLDPSNDYSINSSLVNRVDYEGNDLKASEVFFIGWCTSSEENSTTKTKRTQSDENRVTKDENFLVNGFPDGKIVVFSSTGKQIVNIIQNKKQILHIDTESEFIWILDSESTVKKLPYTQTKPVKSFQLIDGRDEEITSFRVLPRQKKNVYLALSTKDALFIIDPTNSKPRTVLKLGLTDCKYCQLFYQNGEKLVVTTDDRVLVFNVSDGELIQEWNLQVKKLRIFGDVVLALDTQGTISALKIGNDQNLSQIEIPQSQVIDFIPLKDILLIAWLNVNEPNFKVIPLEKINSGEKIVIDDLQMDTETQDLDGKVNHQLDDGNGGPKYEKKKVSRAEQDELSQSLINFLEKSDSEGVLETISSQNWTEQRIKSFVVFHVNNYETARLIFEVISSNFQREVWNKESSLAEWLRWLLTLRGDSLDSKHMKKNTKHLRSTLKNSGESLPTLIGIQGRLELLRKQAQLREDLANLNVAEDDDKVETVNHENAAVVGDGEGQDDSVQFINGESDTYVDAQEK